The nucleotide sequence GCCTTGGCGTCCTCGGACATCACTGTCACTTCCAAGTTGGTCAGCTTCTTGGCCCGCAGTGCCTCCACCTCCCAGTCGGTGCGCAGAAGCACCACGGCCAGCACCAGGACGACGCACACCACCTGCGCCGTCAGGAGGCCGTACCAGAGCCCGCCGAAGCCGATGCGGAGCTGGAACGCCAGCCCGACCGCCACCGGGGCGCCCACCAGGTAGAAGGAGAGGAGGTTGATCCGCGCCCCGGTGGCCGGTCGCGCCGTCCCGCGCAGCACGCCGCACCCGGTGGTCTGGGGGCAGTTGCCGAGCTCGCACAGTCCCACGAGCGGAAGCGCGGCCGCCGCCAGCCGCAGCACCGACGCGTCCACCGTAAACAGCCTCGCCCACTGCTCCCGGAAGAGCGTGGTCCACGCGACGTGGATGACGCCGATCACGACTGCGCAGCCGAGCGCCACCAGCGCCGCCATCTTTGCCCGCTTCGGCCTCCCGGCGCCGAGCTCACTGCCCACCTGCGTGAGCCATCAGAGCACGCAACAAACACAAGATGACGAATCCACGACGACCACTCCCGTTTCAGTATATGAGCGATAAAAGCGACCAATGGAACAGTGTCAGAGACTGAAGGCGAAGAACAACAAAGGCGAACATCCTACGTGGCGAGTTCTGATTCGTAGAGACAACATAATTCTCACCTTTACGGGAATTCGAAAACCCCAACAAAATCTTGCCAGATATAGAAAACGGCAGACCCCCAAAAGAACCCTGCGGGTCCGGTGCTCCGGCGGAACACCCCTAAAGAGAATCCATCCAAAGACGGTGCACGAACGACGAGGTAAATAGAAACGAGATGGAAGAGCGGAAAGGAGGGGAGTAGGTTACCCTTGTGGAGACGCAGGCGGCGAGAGCCATGGGGACGGTGTACATGAGGCTGGTGGTCTGGATGAGGACGGCCGTGGCGGCGACGGCGGAGGTCGGGTCGGGGAGGTAGCCGGCTAGTACGGTCATGATCTCGTACCACCACCACTCGAGACAGACGCCGATGCAGCTGGGGAGCGCCAGGCGGAGCACCGGGGAGAGCCCGCGGAGGGACGCCCTGGACCATCCCCGCCAGGAGAGTTCGCAGGCGCGCGACACGCGGAGGTAGCCGAGCAGGAAGAGGGCCATGTTGAGGTTGGTGACGACGGCGGCGAGAGCCACGCCGGGAACGCCGAGGCGGAGGACGAAGACGAGGAGGAAGTTGAGAGGGATGTGGAGGAGGACGGCGGCGGCGGAGCAGGCGGCCATGGGGCGGGCGATGCCCTGGGAGCGGAGGAAGACGCGGAGGGGCTGGAGGAGGGCGTTGGTGAGGAGGTCCGGGAGGGAGTGAAGGCagtaggtggcggcggcggccgtGATGGCCGGGTCCTGCCCCAGGGCGACGAGGATGGGGCCGAGGTTGACCCACAGGACAGCGATGGGGACGGCGgcgagcagcagcagcaagatgGTGCGCTGGAGCGAAAGGGAGATGAGTTCCCAGTTGCGGGAGCCGTAGGCCTGGGAGCAGAGCGGCTCGAGGCCGGAGGCGAGGCCGAACAGCACGGAGTAGCCGGTGATGTTAGTGAACCCGATAGATAGCGCGCCGCCGGCGAGCTCCAGCGGGCCGAGTCGCCCCAGACACACCACCGACACCATCGCCCGTAGGTACACCAGGCAGTTCAACGCGGTGATCGGCGCCGCCATTGTCCACAACTCCCGTAACTCCGCCGTCACCAGCCTGCCCATCCCTCCTCCGCGTCCGCCCTCCACCGCCTCTTCCCGATCCCTCCCCTCCGCCATCACAGACTCCCGGCGACA is from Musa acuminata AAA Group cultivar baxijiao chromosome BXJ1-6, Cavendish_Baxijiao_AAA, whole genome shotgun sequence and encodes:
- the LOC103988155 gene encoding protein DETOXIFICATION 54, with product MAEGRDREEAVEGGRGGGMGRLVTAELRELWTMAAPITALNCLVYLRAMVSVVCLGRLGPLELAGGALSIGFTNITGYSVLFGLASGLEPLCSQAYGSRNWELISLSLQRTILLLLLAAVPIAVLWVNLGPILVALGQDPAITAAAATYCLHSLPDLLTNALLQPLRVFLRSQGIARPMAACSAAAVLLHIPLNFLLVFVLRLGVPGVALAAVVTNLNMALFLLGYLRVSRACELSWRGWSRASLRGLSPVLRLALPSCIGVCLEWWWYEIMTVLAGYLPDPTSAVAATAVLIQTTSLMYTVPMALAACVSTRVGSELGAGRPKRAKMAALVALGCAVVIGVIHVAWTTLFREQWARLFTVDASVLRLAAAALPLVGLCELGNCPQTTGCGVLRGTARPATGARINLLSFYLVGAPVAVGLAFQLRIGFGGLWYGLLTAQVVCVVLVLAVVLLRTDWEVEALRAKKLTNLEVTVMSEDAKALIICDSDDEAVRSI